GACGCTCGGGGGCTTCAGGAGATGCCCAGCAAATAGACCAGCTCGAACAAGAGCTTGAAGAGTTACGGCAACAGATGGTGGTGCTCAAGAGTGCCGAGCAGTTGAGTCTGCAAGCCAATGAACAGAGTCGACTCACCATCAAACTGTTGGAAGAGCAAATCTATAAGCAGCAACAGGATCTGGCTTTCTACAAAGGTGTGGTTGCGCCAGAGAGTCGGCAAGAAGTCCTCAATATCAAAGCATTTGAGCTCTTACCAACAGAATCTGAGGGGCGATACCGGTATAAAGTGCTCCTAAACCGCCTTGGCAAAGGAGATAAACCGCTTCAAGGACGGTTGCACATTTCGGTATCGGGCAAGCACGACGGAAAAGCGCAAACCCTCTCACTAGCTGAACTCGTCGATGGCATAGCAGGCAGTCAGGGGGAGCCCGTTGAGTTTTCCTTCCGGCATTTTCTGGCTGTGCCTGAAGCAGCTCAGTTTGCCGAAATGCAGCTGCCGGTGGGTTTTGACGCGGAAAAGGTCATTATCAAAGCCGAGATCAAGGGTCAGAGTAGCGTTGTTCAGACGTTTGACTGGAAAAAGTAAGGGTAATTTTATAAATGTGGAATAAAGGTAAATCCGGTCCGGATTTGCAGCGCTACGCAGGTAAGACCAGCTTATTGGCTGTCGGAGCAGAACTGCATGGTGAGTTGCGTTTTGAGGGCGCTGTGCAGGTTGACGGTACAGTCAGAGGTAATTTGCAGGCGGTGGATGGCATGGTACGTATTAGTGCCAATGGTCGTGTTGAAGGTGAGGTAAAGGCCCCCCATATCATTGTTGACGGTGAGGTCCTGGGTGATATCTACGCCATTCAGCACCTGGAGCTGGGAGCCAAAGCCCGAATCAAAGGTAATCTCCACTACGGTGTGATGGAAATGGCTATGGGGGCGCAAGTCGAAGGCCAGCTTTGTCGTATGCATGATGAGCCGCGACCGTTGGAGTTGCCGCATCGCGTCGACGGAGAATAGTTGACCGCTTTTCTAGGGTAAGCGGATAATGTGAAGCAGAACGCAGTATGGCCCTAGCGCCGGGAGTTAATCA
The Pseudomonas mendocina DNA segment above includes these coding regions:
- a CDS encoding DUF6776 family protein, yielding MSGWEVLPANPRRSKRAILFSGVLFISIPLAFWAGSEWQQGRSGASGDAQQIDQLEQELEELRQQMVVLKSAEQLSLQANEQSRLTIKLLEEQIYKQQQDLAFYKGVVAPESRQEVLNIKAFELLPTESEGRYRYKVLLNRLGKGDKPLQGRLHISVSGKHDGKAQTLSLAELVDGIAGSQGEPVEFSFRHFLAVPEAAQFAEMQLPVGFDAEKVIIKAEIKGQSSVVQTFDWKK
- a CDS encoding polymer-forming cytoskeletal protein, which gives rise to MWNKGKSGPDLQRYAGKTSLLAVGAELHGELRFEGAVQVDGTVRGNLQAVDGMVRISANGRVEGEVKAPHIIVDGEVLGDIYAIQHLELGAKARIKGNLHYGVMEMAMGAQVEGQLCRMHDEPRPLELPHRVDGE